Proteins encoded together in one Pseudoalteromonas xiamenensis window:
- a CDS encoding helix-turn-helix domain-containing protein has product MILKQLRISRHLSQEQLAEISGLNVRTIQRIENGANASVESLKCLAAALDVSVEILTQDTLLLDRKSDTWKALPLLLKLWFAWNFLQLRPHRVTAVRAEMNCHLFGFVFCILGLFSEAALVGGLLLLASGYLYSLLKWQGDKYGIWYDEVTDVEA; this is encoded by the coding sequence ATGATCTTAAAACAATTGAGGATCAGTCGTCATTTGTCACAAGAACAGTTGGCCGAAATATCAGGGTTGAACGTAAGAACCATCCAACGTATCGAAAATGGCGCAAATGCCAGTGTTGAATCATTAAAATGCCTCGCTGCGGCGTTGGATGTAAGTGTTGAAATCCTGACTCAAGACACGCTTTTACTGGACAGAAAATCAGATACTTGGAAAGCATTACCGCTGCTACTTAAGCTCTGGTTTGCATGGAATTTTCTTCAGTTGCGGCCACATCGTGTTACCGCGGTAAGAGCAGAGATGAATTGTCATCTATTTGGCTTTGTTTTTTGCATTCTTGGCCTTTTTAGTGAAGCCGCGCTTGTTGGCGGGCTATTACTATTGGCGTCGGGATATTTATATTCGTTGTTAAAATGGCAAGGAGACAAGTATGGCATTTGGTACGACGAAGTTACAGACGTCGAGGCTTAG
- the rluA gene encoding bifunctional tRNA pseudouridine(32) synthase/23S rRNA pseudouridine(746) synthase RluA, with translation MLLHYHPPLDPYLSFLYQDDDILIIDKPNGLLTVPGKDPAHSDSAITRVNRVFPSARIVHRLDMATSGILCIAMNKAAHRDLSIQFQDRKTAKRYVARVLGHIKDEQGSVEEPLICDWPNRPKQKICYETGKPSLTHWQVIKREESATRVALTPITGRSHQLRVHMQSIGHPILGDKFYATPEGLAMAPRLQLHAEMLQITHPVTKELLTFTCCAPF, from the coding sequence GTGTTACTGCACTATCACCCACCATTGGATCCTTACTTATCTTTCTTATACCAAGATGACGACATCTTGATCATTGATAAGCCCAATGGACTTCTGACGGTGCCGGGGAAAGATCCTGCACACTCGGATAGTGCGATTACGCGCGTAAACCGCGTTTTTCCATCCGCAAGAATTGTTCACCGCTTAGATATGGCAACCTCTGGGATTTTATGTATTGCAATGAACAAGGCCGCACATCGTGATTTAAGCATACAATTCCAAGACCGGAAAACAGCCAAACGATACGTTGCTCGAGTGCTTGGCCACATTAAAGATGAACAAGGTTCTGTCGAAGAACCGTTGATTTGCGATTGGCCAAATCGACCGAAGCAAAAGATTTGTTATGAAACCGGTAAGCCTTCGCTGACTCATTGGCAAGTCATTAAGCGCGAAGAAAGCGCCACCCGAGTCGCTCTGACTCCGATTACAGGTCGGTCACACCAACTTCGCGTGCACATGCAATCGATTGGGCACCCTATTTTGGGCGATAAATTTTATGCAACGCCCGAAGGATTAGCGATGGCTCCAAGGCTTCAACTTCATGCTGAAATGTTGCAAATCACCCACCCTGTTACCAAGGAACTTTTGACCTTTACGTGTTGTGCTCCATTTTAA
- a CDS encoding PAS domain-containing sensor histidine kinase, with protein sequence MHFTPLKHYKRAIIVAVLLPVVVAAILCLHLYQLKLERAYQSRVDAMLVVDNLIEAQLDRAKNVFDSIESTVSKPLSYAFKDSHFEAVSQFENYYYQSLNNDLGEVVGTGAFNAAPMSRQYWFSLYTLGPVFTNALSLSPNLEAIAYVNEHGMAFVKRRDKSSSELLTRLINHELRPDFSQELIAGSHVVNINKHSYFALGKLRLSDESGYLLLIYDLSQLSHWLQQRSVVEGELRLYNQYNEQLASSWPLNEPPLVWPSTEANSGSWFGGIFLSRTKARPINVAYFEPESMFKSVIRYEQLLEFGFLSLFLLLTALGLFWLSLRLFIKPVEQFVSYLVSQDASATNPNYRIPRAWLPWFRRIKRVVAQKQTLLTRISESNVELDQMLRMQTRALERSLEAKDRQTSLLNTMLDSVPDLIYFKNIDSSFLGCNRAFESFIGFSRNELVGRTHDEVTDKYLELLDLEKDFLIHNDVKELKLTFAEKVFEVRLSPFYHEQKILGSMTVLRDITEIDTMMNALKQSESKFRAAIEFAANAVLLIAIDGTIIELNKAAKRFFSNENPELGKPLSQLFMEKDYPRIADMFSELLQEHKKVLHVTVEQSAPYSHLQLSGSLVWDAAHQPQYFVLNVQNITALTNARLAAERATLAKSRFIANISHEIRTPLNAIIGLSELIRARTQDAQTSDSASKIDHAAKQLLGMLNSILDFAKVESQKGRLIEEPFLLMDLVDTCKTLTEVQCQRKELQFDYVVDREINPTLKGDPSKLKQVLLNLLSNAVKFTESGKVALKLKLVEQSQERQRIEFSVEDTGIGIKAEEQEKLFDAFTQGDDSSARQYDGIGLGLAIVKHEVMLMGGN encoded by the coding sequence ATGCACTTCACGCCTCTTAAACATTACAAGCGGGCAATCATCGTGGCGGTGCTGTTACCTGTCGTTGTGGCGGCCATCCTTTGTTTACACCTTTATCAGCTTAAACTTGAACGGGCTTATCAATCTCGGGTTGATGCGATGTTAGTGGTCGATAATCTTATCGAGGCTCAGCTAGACCGCGCGAAGAATGTTTTCGACAGTATCGAATCGACCGTTTCAAAACCGCTGAGTTATGCATTTAAAGACAGCCATTTTGAAGCCGTATCGCAATTTGAAAATTATTACTATCAATCATTAAATAATGATCTTGGTGAAGTTGTTGGCACAGGGGCATTTAATGCTGCGCCTATGTCTCGCCAATATTGGTTTTCGCTTTACACGCTTGGACCGGTGTTCACCAATGCATTGTCCTTAAGTCCAAATTTAGAAGCGATTGCCTATGTAAATGAACACGGCATGGCGTTTGTGAAACGGCGCGATAAAAGCAGTAGTGAATTGTTAACTCGTCTCATTAATCACGAGTTACGCCCTGATTTTTCACAGGAGCTTATTGCAGGAAGCCACGTCGTTAATATCAATAAACATTCATATTTTGCTTTGGGCAAGTTGCGATTGAGCGATGAATCAGGTTATTTGTTGCTGATTTATGATTTATCCCAACTAAGTCATTGGTTGCAGCAGCGCTCTGTCGTTGAAGGTGAACTTCGTTTATATAATCAATATAACGAGCAACTAGCGAGTTCTTGGCCTTTAAATGAACCTCCACTGGTTTGGCCAAGTACCGAGGCTAACTCGGGCTCTTGGTTTGGTGGCATATTCTTGTCACGCACAAAGGCTCGTCCTATCAATGTGGCTTACTTCGAGCCGGAATCAATGTTTAAGTCAGTCATTCGTTATGAACAACTCCTCGAGTTTGGTTTTCTAAGTCTCTTTTTGTTGTTAACTGCGCTTGGGCTTTTTTGGTTGAGTTTACGATTATTTATTAAACCGGTTGAACAGTTTGTGAGCTACTTGGTAAGCCAAGATGCGTCTGCAACTAATCCAAATTACCGTATCCCACGCGCTTGGTTGCCTTGGTTCAGGCGAATTAAACGCGTTGTTGCGCAAAAGCAAACGTTACTGACGCGGATCTCCGAAAGTAACGTTGAACTTGATCAAATGCTTCGTATGCAGACACGGGCATTAGAACGCAGCTTAGAGGCAAAAGACAGACAGACATCGCTGTTGAATACCATGCTCGATAGCGTGCCCGATTTGATCTATTTCAAGAACATCGACAGTTCTTTTCTTGGTTGCAACCGTGCTTTTGAATCGTTTATTGGATTTAGTCGTAATGAGTTGGTCGGGCGAACGCATGACGAAGTCACGGATAAATATCTCGAGTTACTGGATTTAGAGAAAGATTTCTTAATACATAATGATGTAAAAGAGCTCAAATTAACGTTCGCCGAAAAAGTCTTCGAAGTGCGCTTATCACCATTTTACCATGAACAAAAAATTCTGGGTTCAATGACGGTGTTACGCGACATCACTGAAATAGACACGATGATGAACGCGCTTAAGCAATCAGAGTCTAAGTTCCGGGCTGCAATTGAATTTGCTGCCAACGCCGTTTTACTGATTGCGATTGATGGCACGATTATCGAGCTGAACAAAGCCGCAAAACGATTTTTCTCCAATGAAAATCCCGAACTTGGTAAACCGCTATCGCAATTATTTATGGAAAAGGATTATCCCCGAATTGCGGATATGTTTAGTGAACTGCTGCAAGAGCACAAAAAAGTGTTGCATGTCACGGTCGAGCAGTCAGCGCCTTATAGCCATTTGCAATTGAGTGGATCACTCGTTTGGGATGCGGCACATCAGCCACAATATTTCGTTCTTAACGTCCAAAATATTACAGCGTTGACCAATGCTCGCTTGGCCGCCGAACGAGCGACACTGGCAAAAAGTCGTTTTATTGCCAACATTAGCCATGAAATCCGTACTCCACTTAATGCAATTATAGGGCTTTCTGAACTGATTCGTGCACGCACACAGGATGCTCAAACGAGTGACAGTGCAAGCAAAATTGACCATGCGGCTAAACAACTCCTAGGTATGTTAAATAGCATTCTCGATTTTGCAAAAGTAGAGAGTCAGAAAGGGCGGCTTATCGAAGAACCTTTTTTGTTGATGGATTTGGTTGATACCTGCAAAACGTTGACGGAGGTTCAATGTCAACGAAAGGAATTGCAGTTTGACTATGTTGTGGATAGAGAAATCAACCCGACCTTGAAAGGTGACCCGAGCAAGTTAAAACAAGTACTTCTGAATTTGTTAAGTAACGCAGTAAAGTTCACTGAATCTGGAAAAGTAGCCCTTAAACTTAAGCTCGTTGAGCAATCACAAGAACGTCAACGTATTGAATTTTCGGTTGAAGACACCGGAATTGGCATAAAAGCGGAAGAGCAAGAAAAGCTTTTTGACGCATTTACTCAAGGCGATGACTCGAGTGCTAGGCAGTATGATGGTATTGGGCTCGGGCTCGCGATTGTGAAGCATGAAGTCATGTTGATGGGGGGAAATTGA
- a CDS encoding response regulator, protein MPQQEIPLLSALGQKGPSYIAPWLMDTSSIHVLLSEHHTLERLWLLLEHSPSTTDLERIRALQHQGLNHMYTTALIANEVKAMGMDMHIIELPEQGFWQTACERICKGETRENELSVNSSLVGALLVVVDDNPLNLKIAENMLSILGASVVTCQEPLHAFELITRLKPDAVLMDIHMPHVDGFTLTKQIREVIPKNQMPILALTADIEIQQTNQADQAGMNGVVTKPIDKVGLLRAIDKLLLTHEPFYDETFALSQMMGNRNLLGVMLKKFAKLVEEQKQSLCETQDINQLGQIAHSIKGTAAGLGFKRLAATARIVEQQGKSETLEHENITHLVNALVQVREFISKHREESDE, encoded by the coding sequence GTGCCACAACAAGAGATCCCACTGTTAAGTGCACTTGGACAAAAAGGGCCTAGCTACATAGCACCTTGGTTAATGGATACATCCTCAATACACGTGTTGTTATCTGAACACCATACGCTAGAGCGTCTTTGGCTTTTACTGGAGCATTCGCCCTCAACGACCGATTTGGAGAGAATTAGAGCGCTGCAACATCAAGGGCTTAATCATATGTACACAACGGCTCTGATTGCAAATGAAGTCAAGGCGATGGGAATGGATATGCACATTATTGAATTACCAGAACAAGGATTCTGGCAAACGGCCTGTGAGCGAATTTGTAAAGGTGAAACTCGGGAAAATGAGTTGAGTGTTAATTCCTCACTCGTTGGTGCATTACTTGTCGTGGTTGATGACAACCCATTAAACCTTAAAATTGCAGAAAATATGCTCTCGATCCTTGGTGCCTCTGTTGTGACATGCCAAGAGCCCCTGCATGCATTTGAACTGATAACAAGACTCAAGCCAGATGCTGTTTTAATGGATATACATATGCCACATGTTGATGGCTTCACGTTGACAAAACAAATACGTGAGGTTATTCCAAAAAATCAAATGCCGATTCTCGCGTTGACCGCAGATATTGAAATTCAGCAGACGAATCAAGCAGATCAAGCTGGGATGAATGGTGTAGTGACTAAGCCGATTGATAAAGTAGGCCTACTCAGAGCCATCGATAAATTGTTGTTAACTCATGAGCCGTTTTACGATGAAACTTTTGCCTTATCTCAAATGATGGGGAATCGTAATTTACTCGGTGTAATGCTTAAAAAGTTTGCTAAGCTTGTAGAAGAACAGAAACAAAGTTTATGTGAAACACAAGACATAAATCAGTTAGGGCAGATTGCTCATAGCATTAAAGGGACGGCTGCAGGGCTTGGTTTCAAACGCTTGGCGGCGACCGCTAGAATTGTGGAGCAACAGGGAAAGTCAGAGACTCTTGAACACGAAAACATAACGCATTTGGTTAATGCACTCGTTCAAGTCCGTGAATTTATCTCAAAACATCGCGAGGAAAGTGATGAATAA
- a CDS encoding ABC transporter permease: protein MNITHSNSLMPFWLEAKFDFLSVLRAPGFVLPSLLFPCVFYIFFGILFNHGNASSYLMVNYCVFGIMGPALFNFGVNVAQDKENGCLALKKLSPMPSIAYVLAKSSTALCFSAVITLLLFTLGLAFAEVSLSLSQWFQLFFVALLGTFPFCLLGLFLGLSVPSKGAPATVNLVYLPMSLCSGLWMPINLFPELLQQFAWILPSYHLSQLGLDVIDASQGYPPSWHIGYLIVFSVLFIFMTSKQMQKQ from the coding sequence ATGAACATTACTCATTCCAACTCATTGATGCCTTTTTGGCTCGAAGCAAAATTTGACTTCTTAAGCGTGTTACGTGCACCAGGGTTTGTGCTTCCCTCGTTGTTGTTTCCCTGCGTCTTTTATATTTTCTTCGGGATTTTGTTCAATCATGGTAACGCGAGCAGTTACCTAATGGTAAACTACTGTGTATTTGGCATTATGGGCCCTGCACTGTTTAACTTTGGTGTCAACGTAGCTCAAGATAAAGAGAACGGCTGTCTTGCACTCAAAAAATTGTCGCCCATGCCATCGATAGCTTATGTATTGGCAAAAAGCTCAACGGCACTTTGTTTTTCAGCCGTCATAACGCTACTGCTATTTACCTTAGGCTTGGCATTTGCAGAGGTATCTTTGTCGCTTTCGCAGTGGTTTCAGTTATTCTTCGTCGCGCTTTTAGGCACTTTCCCCTTCTGTTTGCTTGGATTGTTTCTCGGTCTATCCGTCCCCTCTAAAGGTGCTCCGGCAACAGTAAATCTTGTCTACTTGCCAATGAGTTTGTGCTCAGGACTATGGATGCCAATCAATTTGTTTCCAGAGCTTCTTCAACAATTTGCGTGGATATTGCCGAGTTATCATTTATCTCAATTAGGACTTGACGTAATCGACGCAAGTCAGGGTTATCCACCCAGTTGGCACATTGGCTATCTCATTGTTTTTAGCGTGCTCTTTATTTTTATGACATCTAAACAAATGCAAAAACAATAG
- a CDS encoding ABC transporter ATP-binding protein translates to MSNPIIQVQDLCFSRGNKPILSHLHLSVTRGECIAILGPNGAGKSTFIDLLLGRLTASSGNIQILDEAPSHRKNKDKLGVMLQTATLPGNTLVKEFIQLFRSYYQNPISHAQALQYSGLQDAQNQRFSELSGGQKQRLLFTLAVLGNPELIFLDEPSLAMDALMRREMWSLIHALKQAGKTIILTTHYLEEADALADKLVILKQGQFIATGSPKELKHQNHSVAVQFTTSTPANIVASILDKANFTIHEHQVQFQHKSPELILKKLFLAGIDIQSLQVTQKSLEETFLQLTEEHAA, encoded by the coding sequence ATGAGCAACCCCATAATTCAGGTTCAAGACCTTTGTTTTAGTCGAGGAAATAAGCCAATACTAAGCCATTTACATCTATCTGTGACACGTGGTGAATGTATCGCCATACTCGGCCCTAATGGCGCGGGGAAATCAACATTTATCGACTTGTTACTCGGACGTCTCACTGCAAGTTCTGGCAACATTCAGATACTTGATGAAGCTCCCTCTCATCGAAAAAACAAAGACAAGCTGGGTGTCATGCTACAAACCGCGACCTTACCAGGTAACACTCTGGTGAAGGAATTTATCCAACTTTTCCGTTCTTATTACCAGAATCCAATTAGTCACGCTCAAGCATTGCAATACAGCGGATTACAAGACGCCCAAAACCAACGTTTTAGTGAGCTTTCTGGAGGCCAAAAACAGCGCTTACTCTTTACCTTAGCTGTACTTGGTAATCCTGAACTCATTTTTCTCGACGAACCCAGCCTCGCTATGGATGCGTTAATGCGACGAGAAATGTGGTCACTGATACATGCGCTGAAACAAGCAGGTAAAACCATTATTCTCACTACGCATTATTTGGAAGAAGCCGATGCTCTCGCTGATAAACTCGTGATTTTAAAACAAGGACAATTTATCGCAACAGGCAGCCCCAAAGAACTTAAACACCAAAACCATAGCGTAGCGGTACAATTCACAACCTCTACGCCAGCCAACATTGTTGCCAGTATTCTCGACAAGGCCAATTTCACGATTCACGAACATCAGGTTCAATTCCAACACAAATCTCCTGAGCTCATTCTGAAAAAACTGTTTTTAGCGGGTATCGATATCCAGTCTTTGCAAGTCACCCAAAAATCACTCGAAGAAACCTTTTTGCAATTAACTGAGGAGCACGCAGCATGA
- the rapA gene encoding RNA polymerase-associated protein RapA translates to MNFSLGQRWISDTESDLGLGTVVAIEGRQVTLLFPACGENRVYSMQEAPVTRVIFNPGDVIRSADEWELVVEKVELEGALLCYHGKRVDNEENATLKEVFLDHFIKFNKPQDRLFAGQVDRFEHYTLRYQSWQHRYNAERSTLKGLVGQRASLIPHQLYIAEEVGKRFAPRVLLSDEVGLGKTIEAGMILHQQILSGRANRVLIVVPENLQHQWLVEMLRRFNLRFSIFDEERCDEAFADSSNVFDTEQLVLVSLEFITKKRRWFEQATLADWDLLIVDEAHHLTVEKDKPSVEYQRIAELSQDIEGLILLTATPDQLGHQSHFARLQLLDPDRFYDYEQFVEEEKHYKDVADAANQLLQGGQLDAAGEATLTTLLKESDIKPLLSAVNQGDEEAKQELLNMLLDRHGTGRILFRNSRSAITGYPSRALNSYPLAMPKQYLTAINVLGNMGGLQNVQGRARRALFPEKIFQEFEGESSSWALFDPRVEWLIDTLKSLKHEKVLLICAEAQTAISLEQVLREKAGIKAAVFHEGMSIIERDRAAAYFADEYDSAQVLLCSEIGSEGRNFQFSHHLVLFDLPLNPDLLEQRIGRLDRIGQKHDVQIHVPYFESTAQEVLLRWYNEGLDAFEKTSTTGQLLYGEFSEELLELIATHSCDEDTLDPLLEQAAKKNATLRKQMEQGRDRLLELHSSGQGRSEQLAEEIAELDDQTILPVYMIKVFDLFGVAQEDKGENTIILKPTEHMINPSFPCLKDDGITVTFDRSTALSQEDAHFISWDHPMVSGTFEMICNDDFGTASVALLRNKKLPAGTFFVELIYIAEASAPKSLQIGRFLPPTPVRLLMDKSGNDLAQNVPFDGFNQQLSAVGRQTASKLVNALQTVIHPLLVKGNEVAHAQMADIQANAREHMETELSEEQARLIALKAINPNIRDEEIQFYDRQRTQLLAHIEKAQMKLDAIRVIVVTHE, encoded by the coding sequence ATGAATTTTTCTTTAGGTCAGCGCTGGATCAGCGATACAGAATCGGATTTAGGTCTAGGAACCGTAGTTGCCATTGAAGGCCGCCAAGTCACTCTATTGTTCCCTGCGTGCGGTGAAAACCGCGTATATTCGATGCAAGAAGCGCCTGTTACGCGCGTTATTTTTAATCCGGGCGATGTGATCCGAAGTGCAGATGAATGGGAATTAGTGGTTGAAAAAGTAGAACTTGAAGGTGCGTTATTGTGCTATCACGGTAAACGCGTCGACAACGAAGAAAACGCCACACTCAAAGAAGTCTTTTTAGACCACTTTATTAAATTCAATAAACCTCAAGACCGTTTGTTTGCCGGTCAGGTTGATCGATTCGAACACTACACATTGCGCTACCAAAGTTGGCAACATCGATACAATGCCGAACGTTCAACATTAAAAGGCTTGGTTGGTCAACGCGCAAGTTTGATCCCACACCAACTTTATATTGCTGAAGAAGTCGGTAAACGTTTCGCACCACGCGTTCTTTTGTCAGATGAAGTCGGTCTTGGTAAAACAATTGAAGCAGGTATGATCCTGCACCAACAAATTTTGTCAGGTCGTGCAAACCGAGTCCTGATTGTTGTACCTGAAAACTTACAACATCAATGGTTAGTTGAAATGCTACGTCGCTTTAACCTTCGCTTCTCTATTTTCGATGAAGAGCGGTGTGATGAGGCGTTTGCGGATTCATCAAACGTGTTCGATACCGAACAACTTGTCTTAGTCAGCCTAGAATTTATAACTAAAAAGCGTCGTTGGTTTGAACAAGCAACACTGGCTGATTGGGATTTACTTATCGTCGATGAAGCACATCATCTTACGGTTGAAAAAGACAAGCCATCTGTTGAATACCAGCGCATTGCGGAACTTAGCCAAGACATCGAAGGTTTGATCTTGTTGACGGCAACGCCAGACCAACTTGGCCATCAAAGCCACTTTGCTCGTCTACAACTTCTCGATCCCGATCGTTTTTACGATTACGAGCAGTTTGTTGAAGAAGAAAAGCATTACAAAGACGTCGCAGATGCGGCAAATCAATTGCTCCAAGGCGGACAACTTGATGCCGCAGGTGAAGCGACGTTGACGACTTTGCTTAAAGAAAGCGACATTAAACCGCTCCTAAGTGCAGTAAACCAAGGCGACGAAGAAGCAAAACAAGAATTACTGAATATGTTGCTCGACCGTCATGGTACGGGCCGTATATTGTTTAGAAACAGCCGCAGCGCTATCACGGGTTACCCAAGCCGTGCGCTCAATAGCTACCCATTGGCGATGCCAAAACAATACCTAACTGCAATCAACGTATTGGGTAACATGGGTGGTTTACAAAATGTACAAGGCCGCGCTCGTCGCGCTCTATTCCCTGAGAAAATTTTTCAGGAGTTTGAAGGTGAAAGCAGCAGTTGGGCCCTGTTTGATCCTCGTGTCGAATGGTTGATAGACACCCTAAAATCGCTTAAGCATGAAAAAGTGCTCTTAATTTGTGCAGAAGCACAAACCGCGATAAGCCTAGAGCAAGTCCTTCGAGAGAAAGCTGGCATTAAAGCTGCGGTATTCCATGAAGGTATGTCTATTATCGAACGTGACCGTGCCGCCGCATACTTTGCGGACGAATATGATAGCGCGCAGGTTCTACTGTGTTCTGAGATCGGTTCTGAAGGTCGAAACTTCCAGTTTTCACATCATTTGGTGTTGTTTGATTTGCCACTCAATCCAGATTTACTTGAACAACGCATTGGACGCTTGGACCGTATAGGGCAAAAGCACGATGTACAAATTCACGTTCCTTACTTCGAAAGTACGGCACAGGAAGTGTTGCTTCGTTGGTACAACGAAGGCCTAGATGCGTTTGAAAAGACATCGACCACAGGACAACTGCTCTATGGTGAGTTCTCTGAGGAACTACTCGAGCTAATCGCTACACATAGCTGTGATGAAGACACGCTCGATCCATTACTTGAACAAGCGGCAAAGAAAAACGCGACGCTACGCAAACAAATGGAGCAAGGCCGAGATCGCCTGTTAGAACTACATTCATCAGGCCAAGGTCGTTCAGAGCAACTGGCTGAAGAGATTGCTGAGCTGGATGACCAAACCATCTTACCTGTTTACATGATCAAGGTTTTTGATTTATTTGGGGTCGCACAAGAAGACAAAGGCGAAAATACCATTATTTTAAAACCGACTGAGCACATGATTAATCCGTCTTTCCCTTGCTTAAAGGACGACGGCATTACCGTAACATTTGATAGATCCACGGCGCTGTCTCAAGAAGATGCTCACTTCATTAGCTGGGATCACCCAATGGTGAGCGGCACATTTGAGATGATCTGCAACGATGATTTTGGTACTGCCTCGGTTGCGCTATTACGAAATAAAAAGCTACCTGCAGGCACATTCTTTGTTGAGTTGATTTATATTGCTGAAGCTTCAGCACCTAAGTCACTGCAGATTGGTCGCTTTTTACCGCCAACCCCCGTCAGACTCTTGATGGATAAGTCAGGCAATGACCTAGCGCAAAATGTGCCTTTTGATGGTTTTAACCAGCAATTGTCCGCCGTTGGTCGTCAAACGGCCAGTAAACTTGTCAACGCATTGCAAACGGTTATCCATCCATTATTGGTTAAGGGCAATGAAGTTGCACACGCACAGATGGCAGACATTCAAGCGAATGCACGTGAACACATGGAAACCGAATTAAGCGAAGAACAAGCTCGTTTAATCGCGTTAAAAGCCATTAATCCGAACATACGTGATGAAGAGATACAATTCTATGATAGACAAAGAACGCAATTACTTGCGCACATTGAAAAAGCGCAAATGAAACTCGATGCTATCCGTGTCATTGTGGTGACTCACGAATAA
- a CDS encoding PhoH family protein: MGKANDNDNKMYVLDTNVLLHDPLAFLSFQEHDVVIPMTVLEELDHIKDGKRDVSRDARVAIRALDEVLKDASPEQMLEGVKLPSHKRVDGKPSKVGQLIVVNDHLYPDSISGLPGNENDHRIINCAVRMQKQHTSTKVVLVTKDINMRLKAKGAGLSYVEDYRTDQLIDDIKLLSTGFKRFQGDFWASVGDCQTEQNGRDTYHHVPKSLLPDVFCNEYLVDDTEHFAARVTGYDEEHITIKDLGVERLLHQMAWGVKPKNVYQGMALDALLDPNIELVVLTGPAGCGKTLLALASALEMIIEKRIYDKVIVTRNTPEIAESIGFLPGTEEEKMAPWLAAITDTLEVLHKNDESPATSRNYIMEKANIQFKSVNFMRGRSIQNAVVILDESQNLTASQLKTIITRCGEGTKLICTGNLAQIDSNYLTPLTSGLTYIVERFKDFEGSATINLNGVVRSRLASFAEENL; encoded by the coding sequence ATGGGAAAAGCCAACGATAACGACAATAAAATGTACGTGCTCGACACCAACGTACTACTCCACGACCCTCTTGCCTTTCTCTCCTTCCAAGAACACGATGTTGTGATACCAATGACCGTCCTTGAGGAGCTTGATCATATTAAAGATGGAAAGCGAGATGTAAGTCGCGATGCGAGAGTGGCAATACGGGCGCTTGATGAAGTGTTAAAAGATGCTTCACCCGAGCAAATGTTAGAAGGGGTAAAGCTGCCGTCTCATAAACGGGTCGATGGGAAACCGTCGAAAGTAGGGCAGCTTATAGTAGTAAATGACCATTTATATCCTGACAGCATCTCCGGTCTACCGGGCAATGAAAATGACCATCGCATCATTAATTGTGCGGTGAGAATGCAAAAACAACACACCTCAACCAAAGTAGTCTTAGTAACGAAAGACATTAATATGCGCCTGAAGGCGAAAGGTGCCGGTCTTAGCTATGTAGAAGATTACCGTACCGATCAACTTATTGATGACATCAAATTATTGAGCACGGGCTTTAAACGTTTTCAAGGGGATTTTTGGGCAAGTGTGGGTGATTGTCAAACTGAACAAAATGGCCGAGATACCTATCACCACGTTCCTAAGTCACTGTTACCGGATGTATTTTGCAATGAATATCTTGTGGATGACACGGAACATTTTGCGGCACGTGTTACAGGTTACGATGAAGAACATATCACCATAAAAGATCTGGGCGTTGAGCGCTTATTGCACCAAATGGCGTGGGGAGTGAAACCCAAAAATGTCTATCAAGGAATGGCGTTGGATGCGTTACTTGACCCCAACATTGAGTTGGTGGTTTTAACGGGTCCTGCAGGGTGTGGTAAAACTTTATTAGCACTAGCAAGCGCACTGGAAATGATCATTGAAAAACGGATTTACGACAAAGTGATTGTGACGCGTAATACGCCTGAAATTGCCGAAAGTATCGGTTTTCTTCCTGGTACTGAAGAAGAAAAAATGGCACCATGGCTTGCTGCAATAACCGATACGCTAGAAGTACTTCATAAAAACGATGAAAGTCCGGCAACCAGTCGAAACTACATTATGGAAAAGGCAAACATTCAATTTAAATCCGTGAATTTTATGCGTGGTCGCAGCATCCAAAATGCGGTTGTCATTTTGGATGAAAGTCAAAATCTAACCGCATCACAGCTGAAAACCATCATCACGCGTTGTGGTGAAGGCACGAAACTGATTTGTACCGGAAATTTGGCACAGATTGACAGCAACTACTTAACACCACTGACTTCCGGTTTAACCTATATCGTCGAACGATTTAAAGACTTTGAAGGCAGTGCAACCATCAATCTCAATGGTGTAGTACGAAGTCGTTTGGCATCGTTTGCCGAAGAAAACTTATAA